The proteins below come from a single Prolixibacter sp. NT017 genomic window:
- the pyk gene encoding pyruvate kinase, with protein sequence MNRNKHTKIVATLSDKTSNPEFISKLYNAGMNVVRINTAHQTPETALQLVKDVRAVSDSLAILLDTKGPEVRTKNIAEPIVVKKGDRLLIKGGEGESSKEVLYVDYPGFAKDVSVDRSVLIDDGELELKVEALKDDALEAVVVNDGEIKNRKSINVPGVSFSLPAISPKDEMFIEWAVDNGLDFIAHSFVRNKEDVLAVQEILDRKGSKIKIIAKIENLDGVNNVDEILDYAYGIMVARGDLGIEIPAEKIPGVQRHIIRRCVQRKKPVIIATQMLHTMIQNPRPTRAEVSDVANAIYARTDAIMLSGETAYGSYPIEAVETMTRIAMEVEKSKDKRNDLPVPRLDGEVPAFLSEAAVMAAEELDVKAIVTDTLTGRTARYLAAFRSGRPVYAKCHTGQVKRELALSYGIHASEIVVKKNKDKLVKHALRGLVEEGCLAEEDKVVYVGGSFGVGGGTSFMEIAEVGQLTRKNKSDSGAKNK encoded by the coding sequence ATGAATCGAAACAAGCACACCAAAATTGTCGCGACGCTTTCCGACAAAACCAGTAATCCGGAATTTATTTCAAAATTGTACAATGCTGGGATGAATGTTGTCCGAATCAATACGGCGCACCAAACTCCCGAAACTGCTTTGCAACTGGTAAAGGATGTCCGGGCTGTATCCGATTCTCTGGCTATTTTACTCGATACCAAAGGACCTGAAGTCAGGACTAAAAATATTGCTGAGCCCATCGTTGTGAAGAAGGGCGATCGCCTTTTGATTAAAGGAGGTGAAGGAGAATCCAGTAAAGAAGTTCTTTACGTTGATTATCCTGGTTTTGCCAAAGACGTGTCAGTTGACCGTTCGGTCTTGATTGACGACGGAGAACTGGAGCTGAAGGTGGAAGCCTTAAAAGACGACGCGCTAGAGGCGGTAGTTGTCAACGACGGCGAAATCAAAAACCGGAAGAGTATCAATGTTCCGGGAGTTTCATTCTCGCTGCCGGCTATTTCACCGAAAGATGAAATGTTCATCGAATGGGCTGTAGATAATGGTTTGGATTTCATTGCTCACTCATTTGTGCGTAATAAAGAGGATGTACTGGCTGTTCAGGAAATTCTCGACCGCAAGGGTAGTAAAATCAAAATCATAGCAAAAATTGAGAATCTGGACGGTGTCAATAATGTCGACGAGATTTTGGATTACGCTTATGGTATTATGGTTGCCCGCGGTGATTTGGGAATTGAAATTCCTGCCGAGAAAATTCCGGGAGTTCAGCGACACATTATCCGCCGATGCGTACAACGGAAAAAGCCGGTAATTATCGCTACGCAGATGTTGCATACTATGATTCAGAATCCAAGGCCAACCCGTGCCGAGGTAAGTGATGTGGCCAATGCCATTTATGCCCGCACGGATGCGATTATGCTTTCGGGTGAAACAGCTTACGGAAGTTATCCGATTGAAGCGGTTGAAACCATGACCCGCATTGCCATGGAAGTCGAAAAAAGCAAGGATAAGCGAAACGACCTGCCGGTACCACGTCTCGATGGTGAAGTACCTGCATTCTTGTCGGAAGCTGCTGTGATGGCCGCTGAAGAACTGGATGTAAAAGCCATTGTTACTGATACCCTAACGGGAAGAACAGCACGTTACCTGGCCGCATTCCGTAGTGGTCGTCCGGTATATGCTAAGTGTCACACCGGACAAGTGAAGAGGGAGCTTGCACTTTCGTATGGTATTCACGCCAGTGAAATTGTGGTGAAAAAGAACAAAGATAAGCTGGTTAAACACGCACTTCGCGGTTTGGTGGAAGAAGGTTGCCTGGCCGAGGAAGACAAAGTAGTTTATGTCGGCGGAAGCTTTGGTGTTGGCGGCGGAACGTCGTTTATGGAGATTGCCGAAGTAGGACAGTTGACCCGGAAGAATAAATCAGATTCCGGCGCCAAGAATAAATGA
- the aroQ gene encoding type II 3-dehydroquinate dehydratase, protein MKIILINGPNLNLLGIREKTIYGNQSFDEYYVKLRERFPQIEFDYFQSNVEGEIVNKLHEVGFSAEGIIINAGAYTHTSVAIRDAISGINSTVIEVHISNILTRESFRHESLIGPVCKGSIMGFGLDSYRLAVESFLA, encoded by the coding sequence ATGAAAATTATTTTAATAAATGGCCCAAACCTTAATCTTTTGGGCATTAGAGAGAAGACCATCTATGGAAATCAGTCCTTTGATGAATATTACGTAAAATTGAGAGAACGGTTTCCTCAAATCGAGTTTGATTATTTTCAATCGAATGTAGAAGGAGAGATTGTCAACAAGTTGCATGAAGTTGGTTTTTCGGCTGAGGGAATAATTATCAATGCCGGAGCGTACACGCATACGTCCGTTGCCATTCGCGATGCGATTTCCGGAATTAATTCAACGGTGATCGAAGTTCACATTTCCAATATTCTGACGCGCGAGAGTTTCCGGCATGAATCGCTGATTGGCCCGGTTTGCAAAGGAAGTATCATGGGGTTTGGTCTCGATTCATACCGGTTGGCGGTGGAAAGTTTTCTTGCCTGA
- the xerD gene encoding site-specific tyrosine recombinase XerD has protein sequence MNWVESKKGYESFLRLEKSLSQNSISAYINDINKLISFLEGKFKELPPDKVKLQHLREFVEWMNQKGVSPRTQARTISGIKSFYKYLLMEGVIENDPTTLLESPKIGRKLPDILSDQEINELINAIDLSKPEGQRNKAMIETLYSCGLRVSELVNLKLSNLHFDQEFIKIEGKGDKERLVPISKQAIEDINKYLIGYRKRLKVDKDSENILFLNRRGKQLSRVMIFTIIKNLAQKINLKKNISPHTFRHSFASQLIDGGADLRAVQEMLGHESILTTEIYTHLDKDYLKDTVNRHHPRS, from the coding sequence ATGAATTGGGTTGAGAGCAAAAAGGGATACGAATCGTTTTTGAGACTTGAGAAATCGCTTTCTCAAAACTCAATTAGCGCCTACATTAATGATATCAATAAATTGATTTCGTTTTTGGAGGGTAAATTTAAAGAACTTCCGCCAGACAAGGTAAAACTCCAGCATCTTCGTGAATTTGTTGAATGGATGAACCAGAAAGGTGTAAGTCCGCGTACGCAAGCCCGGACCATTTCGGGTATTAAGTCGTTCTACAAGTACTTACTCATGGAAGGTGTAATTGAAAACGACCCGACAACTTTGCTCGAATCGCCCAAAATCGGTAGGAAGTTGCCGGACATACTCAGTGACCAGGAAATTAACGAACTGATTAATGCGATCGATTTAAGTAAACCGGAAGGACAGCGGAATAAAGCCATGATTGAAACCCTTTACAGTTGCGGTCTCCGTGTCTCCGAACTGGTTAACCTGAAATTGAGCAATCTGCATTTCGATCAGGAATTCATAAAAATTGAAGGAAAAGGTGACAAAGAACGTCTGGTCCCAATCAGCAAGCAAGCAATTGAAGATATCAACAAATATTTGATTGGTTACCGCAAACGTCTGAAAGTGGATAAGGACAGTGAAAATATCCTCTTCCTGAACCGTCGGGGTAAGCAGCTCAGCCGTGTGATGATTTTTACCATCATTAAAAACCTCGCACAAAAAATCAATCTGAAGAAGAACATTAGTCCTCATACATTCCGCCATTCATTTGCCTCGCAGTTGATTGATGGCGGCGCCGATTTAAGGGCTGTGCAGGAAATGCTGGGACATGAATCCATTCTTACGACTGAGATTTATACCCACCTCGATAAAGACTATCTGAAGGATACGGTTAATCGCCATCATCCCAGATCCTGA
- the pckA gene encoding phosphoenolpyruvate carboxykinase (ATP): protein MKNLDLSVYGIDNVTEIVYNPSYEQLFEEETKPGLDGYEKGVVTELGAVNVMTGVFTGRSPKDKYIVKDETTENTMWWTTAHSPNDNKPISPNVWKQLKEVVTDQLSGKRLFVMDTYSGANEDTRMKIRFITEVAWQAHFVKNMFIRPTEEELANYGEPDFVVLNGSKATNPNWKEQGLNSDVFTVFNLTEKMQVIGGTWYGGEMKKGMFAMMNYYLPLRGIAAMHCSANVGKDGDTAIFFGLSGTGKTTLSTDPKRQLIGDDEHGWDDQGVFNFEGGCYAKTIRLDKDSEPDIFNAIRRDALLENVTVDENGKVDFNDGSVTENTRVSYPIYHIENIVKPVSKAGHAKKVIFLTADAFGVLPPVSKLTKEQTKYHFLSGFTAKLAGTERGVTSPQPTFSACFGEAFLSLHPTKYGQELVKRMEAAGAEAYLVNTGWNGTGKRISIKDTRAIIDRILDGSIEKAETKMVPIFNLEVPTALENVDTNILDPRNTYADAAEWENKAKDLAERFIKNFEKYTDNEEGKALVAAGPQLEHSKI, encoded by the coding sequence ATGAAAAATTTAGATTTGTCTGTTTACGGAATTGACAACGTAACAGAGATCGTCTACAACCCTTCTTATGAGCAGCTGTTCGAAGAAGAAACTAAACCTGGTCTGGATGGTTATGAGAAAGGTGTTGTAACTGAATTAGGTGCAGTGAATGTAATGACAGGTGTTTTCACCGGACGTTCGCCTAAGGACAAGTACATCGTCAAGGATGAAACCACCGAAAATACGATGTGGTGGACAACTGCACACTCTCCTAACGACAATAAACCGATTTCACCCAATGTATGGAAGCAACTGAAAGAAGTTGTTACTGACCAGCTTTCAGGTAAGCGTCTCTTCGTAATGGATACCTACAGCGGAGCCAACGAAGATACCCGCATGAAAATTCGTTTCATTACGGAAGTTGCGTGGCAGGCACATTTTGTTAAAAATATGTTCATCCGCCCCACAGAGGAAGAACTGGCCAACTACGGTGAACCTGACTTTGTCGTATTAAACGGCTCAAAAGCGACCAACCCCAACTGGAAAGAGCAGGGATTGAACTCTGATGTATTCACCGTATTCAACCTGACTGAAAAAATGCAGGTGATTGGTGGTACCTGGTACGGTGGTGAAATGAAGAAAGGTATGTTCGCCATGATGAATTACTACCTGCCTCTCCGTGGTATTGCAGCAATGCACTGCTCGGCAAACGTTGGTAAAGATGGCGATACAGCTATTTTCTTTGGTCTTTCCGGAACCGGTAAAACCACATTGTCGACAGATCCGAAACGCCAGCTGATTGGCGACGATGAGCACGGATGGGACGATCAGGGCGTATTCAACTTCGAAGGCGGTTGCTATGCAAAAACTATCCGCTTGGATAAAGATAGCGAGCCTGATATTTTCAATGCCATCAGACGCGATGCGCTTCTCGAAAACGTTACGGTTGACGAAAATGGCAAAGTTGATTTCAACGATGGTTCGGTAACTGAAAACACCCGTGTTTCTTACCCGATCTACCACATCGAAAATATCGTAAAACCCGTATCGAAAGCAGGTCACGCGAAGAAAGTTATCTTCCTGACGGCTGATGCATTTGGTGTATTGCCTCCTGTCTCTAAATTGACAAAAGAGCAAACCAAATATCACTTCCTTTCGGGATTTACGGCAAAACTGGCCGGAACCGAGCGTGGTGTCACTTCACCGCAGCCTACATTCTCTGCTTGTTTTGGTGAGGCTTTCCTGTCTCTTCACCCGACCAAATACGGTCAGGAGTTGGTAAAACGGATGGAAGCTGCCGGTGCTGAAGCTTACCTGGTAAATACCGGATGGAACGGAACCGGAAAACGTATCTCGATCAAAGATACACGCGCTATCATCGACCGCATTTTGGACGGCTCGATTGAAAAAGCAGAAACTAAAATGGTTCCGATCTTCAATCTGGAAGTTCCGACTGCACTCGAAAATGTTGACACCAACATCCTCGATCCGCGTAACACCTACGCTGATGCAGCAGAATGGGAAAACAAAGCCAAAGACCTGGCTGAACGTTTCATCAAGAACTTCGAGAAATATACCGACAACGAAGAAGGAAAAGCATTGGTTGCTGCCGGTCCACAACTCGAACATTCGAAAATTTAA
- a CDS encoding TIGR01777 family oxidoreductase: MKIAISGSTGFIGGALREAFVSSGIEVVPLLRADFKRGENYLVQLLTGVDGIINLAGAPIVKRWTQSYKQEIMESRIKVTRQLVGALKAMSTDDRPEMFLSASAIGIYANSGTHDEEVFEYGHDFLGEVATRWEGAASEVEALGVRLVIMRMGLVLGKDGGMFGRLLPIFRMGLGGTVASGKQGFSFIHLDDVVGAVQFLLAKKELKGVFNFTAPYPVNNETFTRKLAKKLGRPSFMAVPAFALKLVFSEGATALSHGPTVLPRKLSEAGYKFQFPDIDSALDDLIKP; encoded by the coding sequence ATGAAGATTGCCATATCAGGAAGTACAGGATTCATTGGCGGAGCATTGCGCGAGGCATTTGTTAGCTCCGGCATTGAAGTGGTTCCGTTGCTAAGAGCTGATTTTAAGCGCGGCGAGAACTACCTTGTTCAGCTTTTAACCGGCGTCGACGGAATTATCAACCTGGCTGGTGCTCCCATCGTGAAGCGCTGGACACAGTCCTACAAGCAGGAAATTATGGAGAGCCGGATTAAGGTGACCCGTCAGCTGGTTGGCGCATTAAAAGCGATGTCTACTGATGATCGGCCGGAGATGTTCTTATCGGCTTCGGCTATCGGTATCTACGCTAACTCGGGCACGCACGATGAAGAGGTGTTTGAATACGGACACGATTTTCTGGGAGAAGTAGCTACGCGATGGGAAGGTGCGGCATCGGAAGTGGAAGCGTTGGGTGTTCGGTTGGTGATTATGCGGATGGGGCTCGTTCTTGGAAAAGATGGCGGCATGTTTGGAAGATTATTGCCCATTTTCAGAATGGGACTTGGCGGCACTGTGGCCAGTGGAAAACAAGGCTTTTCCTTTATCCATCTGGATGATGTGGTGGGCGCCGTTCAGTTTCTTTTGGCCAAAAAAGAATTAAAAGGTGTGTTCAATTTTACAGCTCCTTATCCGGTGAATAACGAAACTTTCACGAGGAAGCTGGCAAAAAAACTGGGAAGACCTTCGTTTATGGCGGTTCCCGCATTTGCGCTAAAATTAGTGTTCTCAGAAGGAGCAACAGCGCTCAGTCATGGACCTACTGTTTTACCCCGGAAATTATCGGAAGCCGGCTACAAGTTCCAATTTCCGGATATCGATTCGGCACTTGATGATTTAATTAAGCCATAA
- a CDS encoding penicillin-binding protein 1A gives MVKKKNTSSTRGKRKRTPVKKNSKFHIPKQITKQRVWRWALNISLFGIFLLGALFVLVYIGAFGPLPTTQELKDVKNPVASEVYSSDGHLLGRYYIQNRSNVTFDQISPNVIHALVATEDARFYEHRGIDEWALLRVFIKSILLQDRSAGGGSTLSQQIAKNIFGRDNYGPLSMPVNKLREAIIAYRLEKIYTKNEILTLYLNTVPFSENTYGIETASERFFDKKPADLTVPEAATLVGTLKASNAYNPRLHPERSKERRNLVISLMVKNNYLSEAEGKEYQETPLTLHYNYLVYNTGPAAYLRERIRLEMEDWCSHVTKPNGDPYDLYTDGLKIYTTVNYKMQEYAEKAMQEQMKSLQDIFDKHWHNRQPWEHDEDVLKRAVQRSDRYIRMKDAGKTEKEISAAFHELIPMKVFSWGDIKTVEMTPIDSVKHSLRTLRSAFLALSPKDGAVKVWIGGNDFRFYQYDQVTASRQVGSTFKPIVYAAALENGVEPDKYYANEEVTYPEYDDWTPHNAEDEYGGYYSLEGALSESINTVSVQVLLDAGMANAVRLAHRMGIDVDLPEVPSLALGVADIPLEEMVTAYAPFANGGKSVKPYYLLRVEDSKGHVLKTFHQDEDSDEEQVISAQTAHIMTHYLEAVVDSGTGRAIRTRFGIRSDFAGKTGTTQNHADGWFIGYTPDLVTGCWVGAEDPAVHFRTLYYGQGARMALPVVGDFFHKLYADRSFASLRYHSFDMGDDQRLLASLDIPHYRDELPRKKFIDFGWLFGRHKDKAEKDKEQLQQQEDSTQSPGNQEKKHSSIWEKIRNAFRKKN, from the coding sequence ATGGTCAAGAAAAAGAATACATCCTCCACACGCGGAAAAAGAAAACGTACACCTGTTAAAAAGAACAGTAAATTTCATATTCCCAAACAAATTACAAAGCAAAGAGTTTGGCGATGGGCGCTCAATATCTCGCTGTTTGGAATCTTTCTGCTGGGAGCCCTTTTTGTTTTGGTTTACATCGGTGCTTTCGGGCCACTACCGACGACACAGGAGTTAAAAGACGTCAAAAATCCGGTAGCTTCGGAAGTATATTCTTCTGATGGACATCTCCTTGGACGCTATTACATCCAGAACCGGAGCAATGTAACCTTTGACCAGATTTCACCGAACGTTATTCACGCACTGGTTGCCACCGAAGATGCCCGATTTTATGAACATCGCGGAATCGACGAATGGGCTCTGCTGCGTGTCTTTATCAAGTCCATTTTGTTGCAGGACAGAAGTGCTGGCGGCGGCTCCACCCTTTCGCAGCAAATCGCCAAAAATATTTTCGGTCGCGATAACTACGGACCGCTTTCCATGCCGGTCAACAAATTGCGGGAAGCCATCATTGCTTACCGTTTGGAGAAGATTTACACCAAAAACGAAATTCTGACGCTATACCTCAATACCGTTCCGTTCAGTGAAAATACGTACGGAATCGAAACTGCATCGGAACGTTTCTTCGATAAAAAGCCGGCAGACCTAACAGTTCCGGAAGCAGCCACGTTGGTAGGAACACTGAAAGCCAGCAACGCTTATAATCCACGTCTCCATCCTGAAAGGTCGAAAGAGCGCCGCAATCTCGTCATCAGCCTGATGGTGAAAAACAATTACCTGTCGGAAGCTGAAGGCAAAGAATATCAGGAAACACCGCTGACCCTTCACTACAATTATCTGGTATACAACACCGGGCCGGCAGCGTATCTCCGCGAACGCATTCGGTTAGAGATGGAAGATTGGTGCAGCCATGTGACCAAACCCAACGGCGACCCGTATGATTTATATACCGATGGTCTGAAGATTTATACAACCGTCAATTACAAGATGCAGGAATATGCGGAAAAGGCGATGCAGGAACAGATGAAGAGTCTGCAGGACATATTCGACAAGCATTGGCATAACCGGCAGCCCTGGGAACATGACGAGGATGTGTTAAAAAGAGCGGTGCAACGCTCCGACCGATATATCCGGATGAAAGATGCCGGAAAAACGGAAAAAGAAATCAGTGCAGCCTTTCATGAATTAATACCGATGAAAGTGTTTAGCTGGGGCGATATTAAAACGGTTGAAATGACGCCTATCGACTCGGTGAAACATTCACTGCGTACCCTGCGGAGTGCTTTTCTGGCCCTTTCGCCGAAAGACGGAGCCGTTAAGGTATGGATAGGCGGCAACGACTTCCGCTTTTACCAGTACGACCAGGTGACCGCCAGCCGGCAGGTAGGCTCTACCTTCAAGCCGATTGTGTATGCTGCGGCGTTGGAAAACGGAGTTGAGCCGGATAAATACTACGCCAACGAAGAGGTTACCTATCCGGAATATGATGACTGGACACCGCACAATGCCGAGGATGAATACGGCGGTTATTATTCGCTCGAAGGAGCGTTGAGCGAATCCATCAATACCGTATCGGTACAGGTATTGCTCGATGCCGGCATGGCAAATGCAGTGCGACTGGCACACCGGATGGGCATCGATGTCGATCTGCCCGAAGTTCCTTCGCTCGCTTTGGGTGTGGCCGACATTCCCCTTGAAGAGATGGTTACTGCTTACGCACCATTTGCCAATGGCGGGAAAAGCGTGAAACCGTACTATCTCCTCCGCGTGGAGGATTCAAAAGGGCATGTGCTGAAAACATTCCACCAGGATGAAGATTCCGATGAGGAACAAGTTATTTCCGCGCAGACGGCTCATATCATGACCCATTACCTGGAAGCGGTGGTTGACAGCGGAACCGGCCGCGCCATTCGTACCCGGTTTGGCATCCGTAGCGACTTTGCCGGAAAGACCGGAACAACGCAAAACCACGCCGATGGCTGGTTCATTGGTTACACGCCCGATTTGGTGACTGGCTGCTGGGTTGGCGCCGAAGATCCGGCGGTTCATTTCCGCACGCTCTATTACGGACAGGGAGCACGGATGGCCTTGCCCGTTGTCGGAGATTTCTTCCATAAACTCTATGCCGACCGCTCTTTTGCTTCACTCCGTTATCACAGTTTCGATATGGGGGACGACCAGCGTTTACTAGCCTCGTTAGATATTCCTCACTACCGTGATGAGCTTCCGCGTAAGAAATTCATCGACTTTGGTTGGTTATTCGGTCGCCATAAAGACAAGGCTGAAAAAGATAAGGAACAACTGCAACAACAAGAAGACAGTACGCAGTCGCCCGGCAATCAGGAGAAAAAACATTCCAGCATCTGGGAAAAGATCCGGAATGCTTTCCGCAAGAAAAATTAA
- a CDS encoding glycoside hydrolase family 125 protein — protein sequence MKNRREFVKTCGAIGVGLTAPSISFGNTAVAEYPSKRPTPAERNFTSEAVERVIQEMNRKIKDPKLAWMFSNCFPNTIDTTVTYREKNGKPDTFVITGDIHAMWLRDSSAQVWPYLPLINEDKKLKNMVAGLINRQAGCILIDPYANAFNDGKGHSEWMTDKTDMKPELHERKWEIDSLCYPIRLSYHYWKHSDDSSPFGNEWKKAMELVVKTFRVQQRKEGRGPYYFMRETFISTDTMPGRGWGNPIRPNGLICSGFRPSDDATTYLFLVPSNYFAMVSLRQLAEMSKAIYHDNAFAEKCNAFADEVEQALKEHAVFEHEKHGKILSFEVDGFGNTNFMDDANVPSLLALPYLEAFKPDDPLYHRTRNFVLSEDNPWFWKGKAAEGIGGPHVGLHYVWPMAIIMRAMTSNDKEEIAHCIKMLRNTDAGTGFMHESFNKDNPEDFTRKWFAWANTLFGELLMKVDKEHPELLKRNYA from the coding sequence ATGAAAAATCGTCGCGAATTTGTGAAAACATGCGGAGCCATCGGGGTAGGACTCACCGCACCGTCCATCTCCTTTGGGAATACAGCTGTCGCTGAATATCCTTCGAAGCGTCCGACGCCGGCTGAGCGGAATTTTACCAGCGAAGCTGTTGAGCGGGTCATCCAAGAGATGAACAGGAAAATCAAAGATCCGAAACTGGCCTGGATGTTTTCCAACTGTTTCCCGAATACCATCGATACCACGGTTACCTACCGGGAAAAAAACGGCAAGCCGGATACCTTCGTGATTACCGGAGATATTCACGCCATGTGGCTGCGCGATTCGTCAGCACAGGTGTGGCCTTATCTTCCGTTGATTAACGAAGACAAGAAGCTGAAAAACATGGTGGCAGGGCTGATTAACCGTCAGGCCGGGTGTATCCTGATTGACCCGTACGCCAATGCATTTAACGACGGGAAAGGTCACAGCGAGTGGATGACTGACAAAACAGACATGAAACCGGAGTTGCACGAGCGCAAATGGGAAATTGATTCGCTCTGCTACCCCATCCGGCTCAGTTACCATTACTGGAAACACTCCGATGATTCATCGCCCTTTGGCAACGAATGGAAGAAGGCGATGGAGCTGGTGGTGAAGACTTTCCGGGTTCAGCAGCGAAAAGAGGGACGTGGTCCATACTATTTCATGCGCGAAACATTTATCTCGACCGATACCATGCCCGGACGCGGCTGGGGAAATCCCATTCGTCCCAACGGATTGATTTGTTCCGGCTTTCGTCCGTCCGATGATGCGACGACCTACCTTTTCCTGGTACCATCCAACTATTTCGCGATGGTTTCGCTTCGTCAGCTGGCCGAAATGAGCAAAGCGATTTATCACGATAACGCTTTTGCTGAAAAGTGCAACGCTTTCGCGGATGAAGTGGAGCAGGCATTGAAAGAGCATGCTGTATTCGAGCACGAAAAACACGGCAAAATTTTGTCGTTCGAAGTAGATGGTTTCGGTAATACCAACTTTATGGATGACGCCAATGTGCCGAGTTTGCTGGCGCTTCCTTACCTGGAAGCTTTCAAACCGGATGATCCATTGTATCACCGTACCCGGAATTTTGTGCTGAGCGAGGACAATCCGTGGTTCTGGAAGGGGAAAGCGGCCGAAGGCATTGGCGGACCGCACGTGGGCTTGCACTACGTTTGGCCAATGGCGATTATCATGCGGGCTATGACCAGCAACGATAAAGAAGAGATTGCGCATTGTATTAAAATGCTGCGCAACACCGATGCCGGCACCGGCTTTATGCATGAAAGCTTCAACAAAGACAATCCGGAAGATTTCACACGTAAGTGGTTTGCCTGGGCTAACACACTATTTGGTGAGCTACTGATGAAAGTCGATAAAGAACATCCGGAGTTGCTCAAACGAAATTATGCCTGA
- a CDS encoding mechanosensitive ion channel family protein, whose amino-acid sequence MQPDHKLNLWELLNYSIFTYGSLKISILRIAIVVLILAGAYFIFRFFRKWMMHLSIAEKLGMKRWRSFLRIIRLIFFLGAILGSLSMLGFRIKQVLAFQLFETDKIKFTVTHLLIVLAILFITRFILNLIEYHFDNKIKQKRFDRGRGRSIYTIVQYLVWFMAILLSLQALGLKLTFVVASSAAFLAGIGFGLQNIFSDFVSGLIILFDRSLEVYDIVELTDGTVGQVLEINLRASKILTRNNQVLIVPNSKFTHDIIVNWSHNEANTRFQVSVGVAYGSDVRLVERLLLEAANGHDDISANPKPFVRFNDFGNSSLDFQLYFWTANSFYVENLKSELRFAIDDLFRQNKVEIPFPQRDVHFKNPIIIRNEGSE is encoded by the coding sequence ATGCAGCCTGACCACAAACTGAACTTATGGGAGTTGCTCAATTACTCCATCTTCACTTATGGTAGTTTGAAGATTTCCATCCTGCGCATCGCCATTGTCGTGTTGATTCTGGCCGGTGCTTATTTCATTTTCCGGTTTTTCCGCAAATGGATGATGCATTTGTCGATTGCTGAAAAGCTGGGGATGAAACGGTGGCGTTCTTTTCTTCGCATCATTCGTTTGATCTTTTTCCTTGGAGCCATCTTGGGGTCGCTGAGTATGCTGGGCTTCAGGATTAAACAGGTACTGGCCTTTCAGCTTTTCGAGACCGACAAGATTAAATTTACCGTTACTCATCTGCTGATTGTTCTTGCAATTCTGTTTATCACCCGGTTTATACTGAACCTGATAGAGTACCATTTCGACAACAAGATAAAACAGAAGCGGTTCGACCGGGGGCGTGGGCGATCGATTTACACCATCGTTCAGTACCTTGTCTGGTTCATGGCCATCCTGCTTTCACTTCAGGCACTCGGATTGAAATTGACGTTTGTTGTCGCCTCTTCGGCGGCGTTTCTGGCAGGTATTGGATTTGGTCTGCAAAATATCTTCAGCGATTTCGTATCCGGGCTCATCATTTTGTTCGATCGCTCACTGGAAGTTTATGATATCGTTGAGTTGACAGACGGAACAGTGGGGCAGGTGCTCGAAATCAATCTTCGTGCGTCGAAAATTTTAACCCGTAATAACCAGGTGCTGATTGTGCCCAACTCAAAGTTTACCCACGATATCATTGTCAACTGGAGCCACAATGAAGCCAACACCCGTTTCCAGGTGAGTGTGGGGGTGGCTTACGGTTCCGACGTTAGGTTGGTGGAAAGACTCCTGCTCGAAGCGGCCAACGGACACGACGATATCAGTGCTAATCCCAAACCTTTTGTCCGTTTCAACGATTTTGGCAACTCATCGCTCGATTTTCAGCTCTATTTCTGGACGGCTAACAGTTTTTACGTTGAAAACCTGAAGAGTGAACTGCGCTTTGCCATCGACGATTTATTTCGTCAGAATAAAGTTGAAATTCCTTTCCCGCAACGTGACGTACATTTCAAGAATCCTATCATTATCCGTAACGAAGGTTCGGAATAG